From the Maniola jurtina chromosome Z, ilManJurt1.1, whole genome shotgun sequence genome, one window contains:
- the LOC123880374 gene encoding uncharacterized protein LOC123880374 translates to MASCCPCGGPGSPGSSAKSNLPLICLVPRDGGPKNSPNPLPTPATTSRATDHFQLLDEDYIKKHFKLPERALYLDPFRRPLITFPMAQDEVKHFNLARKYKINQQILDGFLDPSAAISAPSVFPYAKTEAEKQKEAEEDEEIIYILQLPDWEFQCPVHNQTIRTPRFIWHSCKKTKGKGAEQKRGGGPLNKPKPWLLSRHTDFDLLSQW, encoded by the exons ATGGCAAG TTGCTGTCCGTGCGGCGGCCCCGGCAGCCCGGGCAGCTCAGCGAAGTCAAACCTGCCTCTCATCTGTCTCGTCCCACGTGATGGGGGTCCCAAGAACAGTCCAAACCCTCTGCCTACACCAGCCACAACCAGTAGAGCAACAGACCATTTCCAGCTTCTCGATGAGGACTACATCAAGAAACATTTCAAATTGCCAGAACGGGCTCTATACTTGGACCCtttcag GCGACCACTCATAACGTTTCCAATGGCCCAAGATGAAGTAAAGCACTTCAACCTGGCGAGAAAGTACAAGATTAACCAACAAATTTTGGACGGATTCCTAGACCCAAGCGCAGCGATTTCTGCTCCTAGTGTtttc CCATACGCAAAAACCGAAGCAGAAAAACAAAAAGAGGCAGAGGAAGACGAGGAAATCATTTACATCTTGCAGCTTCCCGATTGGGAGTTCCAATGCCCCGTTCACAATCAGACCATTAGGACTCCGAG GTTTATATGGCATTCGTGTAAAAAGACCAAAGGTAAGGGAGCCGAACAGAAACGTGGAGGAGGGCCATTAAACAAACCTAAGCCATGGTTGCTAAGCAGACACACGGATTTCGATTTGCTGTCGCAATGGTAA
- the LOC123880378 gene encoding uncharacterized protein LOC123880378: MNSKDLAKLAKVPIAKPGFDTLGMSAPVLVQMNPDGKWESSKPSNLDEERLKAIVQHLVNSNTVSAAQSVCNQCASENQTGGESNYVPVIMMPIYPADQCPFDLECEVQKMKETEVKKPPKKITARAEEKDSSKGVTQKKIKKRQFVMQRLTDFDLLSQW; the protein is encoded by the exons atgaacAGCAAAGACTTAGCTAAACTTGCAAAAGT ACCTATTGCAAAACCTGGATTTGATACCCTAGGGATGTCAGCGCCTGTCTTAGTCCAAATGAATCCAGACGGCAAATGGGAAAGCTCTAAACCTAGTAACTTAGACGAAGAGCGGCTTAAGGCCATAGTCCAACATTTAGTGAATTCGAATACAGTATCTGCAGCACAAAGTGTTTGCAACCAGTGTGCCTCTGAAAATCAG ACAGGAGGCGAATCAAACTATGTACCAGTCATCATGATGCCAATATACCCTGCAGACCAATGCCCTTTTGATTTGGAATGTGAAGTGCAAAAAATGAAAGAAACCGAAGTAAAGAAACCTCCGAAAAAAATAACCGCCAGAGCAGAAGAAAAAGATTCTAGCAAAGGTGTAACtcagaagaaaataaagaaaCGACAGTTCGTAATGCAACGTCttacagattttgatttattgtcaCAGTGGTGA